In the genome of Desulfofarcimen acetoxidans DSM 771, one region contains:
- a CDS encoding helix-turn-helix domain-containing protein has translation MGKGRGLTPREIRALMVLKGIKIVDIAKEAGVTPAYVHHAINSTGRNRGYRIRPYIAEAIGKTVKEIWPDGAA, from the coding sequence ATGGGTAAAGGCAGAGGCTTAACGCCGCGAGAGATCAGGGCGCTAATGGTTCTAAAAGGAATAAAGATAGTAGATATCGCAAAAGAAGCCGGCGTCACCCCCGCTTATGTCCACCACGCCATAAACAGCACGGGCAGAAATAGGGGATACCGAATTAGACCATATATAGCCGAGGCCATTGGAAAAACAGTTAAAGAGATATGGCCAGACGGCGCAGCTTAA
- a CDS encoding methyl-accepting chemotaxis protein yields MKLINLKLTSKIITSFVLVLLIASIASLIAVIQFTDINSEIVELDKNMLPQYYDTVELSKSIDEQVMSLRAYMIYGDDKFAQQFVDVSKKSSDLEVQIINATQQQKDKDIMTKIKNSNDEYTRICIENVIPSVKAGDIEAAKDGGMTVLSNYQETQKLLNDYYAQKNEEIANVVGSINNHANSAKNLIIIFAIAAIVLAMVIAVLLTRMITKPIIETTEEMYKMSEQNDLTERQLVVNSNDEIGILRTAFNKMLISVRKMVLEIKESSTNLAAHSEELSATSEQVTSAVQEVVATINQLAVTVDEQNSSTSQVNLTAVEMSDNARQGSQAVESTMQKMNLINSSVVDSTTVITDLAKKSHEIGLILDVITNIASQTNLLALNAAIEAARAGDAGRGFAVVAEEVRKLAEQSASATKDIADIVREIRDQTGLAVNSMEEVTTVVKDGVSVSEQTGNVLSKLIEEIEQVSSMVDEISKGTENTSNMAQSLAAASQQTNANVEQVSSSAQELTSMAERLQGMTEMYKL; encoded by the coding sequence ATGAAATTAATTAATTTAAAATTAACTTCCAAAATAATAACTTCCTTTGTCTTAGTTTTATTAATTGCTTCAATTGCATCATTAATTGCAGTTATACAATTTACTGATATTAACAGTGAAATAGTTGAGTTAGACAAAAATATGCTGCCCCAATATTATGATACAGTTGAACTATCCAAGTCTATAGATGAGCAGGTAATGTCGCTGCGTGCCTATATGATTTATGGTGACGATAAATTTGCACAACAATTTGTTGATGTTTCTAAAAAATCGTCAGATTTAGAAGTGCAAATTATTAATGCGACCCAGCAGCAAAAAGATAAAGATATTATGACAAAAATAAAAAATAGCAATGATGAGTATACAAGGATATGTATTGAAAATGTGATACCGTCAGTTAAGGCAGGAGATATTGAAGCGGCAAAAGACGGAGGAATGACCGTATTAAGTAACTACCAGGAAACACAAAAGCTGCTAAATGATTATTATGCTCAGAAAAATGAAGAAATTGCTAATGTAGTTGGCTCAATTAATAATCATGCAAATTCAGCAAAAAATTTAATTATTATATTTGCTATTGCAGCGATTGTACTGGCAATGGTAATTGCAGTTTTGCTAACTAGGATGATTACAAAACCTATTATAGAAACCACAGAAGAGATGTACAAAATGTCCGAGCAGAATGATTTAACTGAGAGACAACTGGTTGTTAATTCAAATGATGAAATAGGTATTTTAAGAACAGCCTTTAATAAAATGCTTATTTCAGTAAGAAAAATGGTTCTGGAAATTAAAGAATCTTCGACTAATCTGGCCGCACACAGCGAAGAGTTGTCTGCCACCTCGGAGCAGGTTACTTCTGCTGTTCAAGAAGTAGTTGCTACCATTAATCAGTTGGCTGTAACTGTAGATGAGCAAAATTCCAGTACAAGTCAGGTTAATCTTACAGCTGTCGAGATGTCTGATAATGCAAGACAGGGCAGTCAGGCTGTAGAAAGCACTATGCAGAAGATGAATTTGATTAACAGTAGTGTAGTTGACAGTACAACGGTGATCACCGATCTGGCCAAAAAATCTCATGAGATAGGTTTGATTTTAGATGTTATCACTAATATTGCCAGTCAGACTAACTTATTGGCCTTAAATGCAGCCATTGAAGCGGCCAGAGCAGGAGATGCCGGCAGAGGATTTGCCGTGGTGGCTGAAGAGGTTCGTAAACTGGCCGAACAATCAGCCAGTGCCACTAAAGATATTGCCGATATAGTGAGGGAGATACGGGATCAAACCGGGTTAGCGGTAAATTCCATGGAGGAGGTTACCACTGTTGTAAAAGATGGGGTTAGCGTATCGGAGCAAACCGGAAATGTATTATCTAAATTAATTGAAGAAATTGAACAAGTGTCATCAATGGTAGATGAAATATCCAAAGGAACGGAAAACACTTCGAATATGGCACAAAGTTTAGCTGCAGCCAGTCAGCAAACAAATGCCAATGTTGAACAGGTCTCAAGCTCGGCTCAGGAGTTAACCAGCATGGCCGAAAGATTGCAGGGAATGACAGAGATGTATAAGCTGTAG